A genomic stretch from Bradyrhizobium quebecense includes:
- a CDS encoding PepSY-associated TM helix domain-containing protein, with amino-acid sequence MLLLCITGLPLIFHEEIDDLLHSQVKPTEAPAGTPPADLDHLLANALARAPGKVPHFLIWDRDEPGAMWVSVGLAIDADPTNNLLIRMDTHTGAYLDSPDVTGRFTYIMLKLHTDMFAGLPGKLFLGLMGILFCVAIISGIVVYAPSMRKLRFGAYRAQRTRVVRWLDVHNLAGILLVAWTLVVGFTGVINTWADLVLKMWQFGQLAEMTAQYKDRPVPSKLTSLNGAVEVARHAVPGMTPSFVAFPGTLFSSKSHYAVFLHGDTPLTSRLLKPALIDAETGTLTDSRDMPWYVSTLYVSQPLHFGDYGGMPLKIVWALLDILTIFILVTGVYLWMRRRRAGVSQERAIANAASIDNPALTS; translated from the coding sequence ATGCTGCTGCTGTGCATCACCGGCCTGCCGCTGATCTTCCATGAAGAGATCGACGATCTCCTGCACAGCCAGGTCAAGCCGACCGAGGCGCCCGCAGGCACGCCGCCGGCCGATCTGGATCATCTGCTCGCCAACGCGCTCGCGCGCGCGCCGGGCAAGGTGCCTCACTTCCTGATCTGGGATCGCGACGAGCCCGGCGCGATGTGGGTCAGCGTTGGTCTGGCGATCGACGCCGATCCGACCAACAACCTCCTGATCCGGATGGATACGCATACCGGTGCCTATCTCGATTCCCCCGACGTGACCGGCCGCTTCACCTACATCATGCTGAAGCTGCACACCGACATGTTCGCGGGCCTGCCCGGCAAGCTGTTCCTTGGATTGATGGGAATCCTGTTCTGCGTCGCGATCATTTCCGGCATCGTCGTCTACGCGCCGTCGATGCGAAAGCTGCGCTTCGGCGCCTACCGCGCGCAGCGGACCCGCGTCGTGCGCTGGCTCGACGTCCACAATCTCGCCGGCATCCTGCTGGTGGCCTGGACGCTGGTCGTTGGTTTCACCGGCGTCATCAACACCTGGGCGGACCTCGTCCTCAAGATGTGGCAATTCGGCCAGCTCGCCGAGATGACCGCGCAGTACAAGGACCGGCCGGTGCCGTCGAAGCTGACCTCGCTGAATGGGGCCGTTGAGGTTGCGAGGCACGCGGTGCCTGGAATGACGCCGAGCTTCGTCGCATTCCCGGGGACCCTGTTCAGCAGCAAGAGCCACTACGCGGTGTTCCTGCACGGCGATACACCGCTGACCTCGCGGCTGCTGAAGCCCGCACTGATCGATGCGGAAACCGGGACGCTGACCGACAGCCGCGATATGCCCTGGTACGTGTCGACGCTTTACGTCTCACAGCCGCTGCATTTCGGCGATTACGGCGGCATGCCGCTCAAGATCGTCTGGGCGCTGCTCGATATCCTCACCATCTTCATCCTCGTCACCGGCGTGTATTTGTGGATGCGCCGGCGCAGGGCGGGCGTCAGCCAGGAACGCGCCATCGCCAACGCCGCCTCGATCGATAACCCCGCGCTCACGTCGTGA
- a CDS encoding gamma-glutamylcyclotransferase family protein, which yields MISDLLFVYGTLMRGFDHPMAKLLAGNAEFLGPAQCRGRLYLVKHYPGLVISDDPADIVHGEMFRLREREAMLREFDMYEACGEGFPPPTEYLREMLAVTLADGSVSEAWTYLYNWPVTELPRIASGKFLEH from the coding sequence ATGATCTCCGACCTTCTCTTCGTCTACGGCACGCTGATGCGCGGTTTCGACCATCCGATGGCCAAGCTGCTCGCAGGCAATGCCGAATTCCTCGGGCCGGCGCAGTGTCGCGGCCGGCTCTACCTGGTGAAGCACTATCCGGGCCTGGTCATATCGGACGATCCCGCCGACATCGTGCACGGTGAAATGTTCCGCTTGCGCGAGCGCGAAGCCATGCTGCGCGAATTCGACATGTACGAAGCCTGCGGTGAAGGCTTTCCACCGCCGACCGAATATCTCCGCGAGATGCTTGCTGTCACGCTCGCCGACGGCAGCGTGAGCGAGGCGTGGACCTATCTCTACAATTGGCCGGTCACTGAGCTGCCGCGGATCGCGTCAGGAAAGTTTCTCGAGCACTGA
- a CDS encoding xanthine dehydrogenase family protein molybdopterin-binding subunit, with product MKALSVTAHADTGAATNSTIAGLVRLIYPAEAKDLSDFDVISNLPPGAAFRGPGGPPMAFAVEQSIDEAALRLNVDPIALRKRWDPDPNRQRLYDWASGLEIWRNRKPAQNGRYRRGIGVATGYWLYLWQPNVKVEVAVKAGRIVASTATQDIGTGTRSVLADTIAREFDLEPADIDVRIGDSSLPEGPGSGGSRVTASVMPPTLQAVRKLKAAILEQATRKPVPGSNAPWRELIARSPDIAVTETRGEDGKNTAPGIRSPLREVGLMGMVFGWMMRRFSNIAVGAGVPSSVQVIEVEVDTWLGHVRVLNVHTGIAVGKIAAPALARSQACGAVIQGLGYALYEARELDPTTGDVLTAGMEDYRIPGIADTPEIDVHFDEAGFDHVLGNSVGIGEASTVPTSAAVANAIHDAIGVRLTEIPIRPDRIVAALKGRDAA from the coding sequence CTGAAGGCGCTCTCGGTCACCGCGCACGCCGATACGGGCGCTGCGACCAACTCGACTATCGCGGGCCTGGTACGGCTGATCTATCCGGCCGAGGCGAAGGATCTTTCGGATTTCGACGTCATCAGCAATCTGCCGCCCGGCGCGGCCTTCCGCGGCCCCGGCGGTCCGCCGATGGCATTCGCGGTCGAGCAGTCGATCGACGAGGCCGCGCTGCGGCTCAACGTCGACCCGATCGCCCTGCGCAAGCGCTGGGATCCCGATCCCAACCGCCAGCGGCTCTACGACTGGGCATCCGGGCTCGAGATCTGGCGCAACCGGAAACCGGCGCAGAATGGACGCTATCGCCGCGGCATCGGCGTGGCGACCGGCTACTGGCTCTATCTCTGGCAGCCCAATGTGAAGGTCGAGGTCGCGGTCAAGGCCGGCCGCATCGTCGCCAGCACTGCGACGCAGGATATCGGCACGGGCACCCGCAGCGTGCTCGCCGACACGATCGCCCGCGAGTTCGATCTCGAACCGGCTGACATCGACGTGCGGATCGGCGATTCGTCGCTGCCAGAGGGGCCGGGCTCCGGCGGCAGCCGCGTCACCGCCTCGGTGATGCCGCCGACGCTGCAGGCGGTGCGGAAACTGAAGGCCGCGATCCTCGAGCAGGCGACAAGAAAGCCCGTGCCCGGCTCGAACGCTCCCTGGCGCGAGCTGATCGCGCGCTCGCCCGACATCGCGGTGACGGAGACGCGCGGCGAGGACGGCAAGAACACCGCGCCCGGCATCCGCTCGCCGCTGCGCGAAGTCGGCCTGATGGGCATGGTGTTCGGCTGGATGATGCGCCGCTTCTCGAACATCGCGGTCGGCGCCGGCGTGCCGAGCTCGGTGCAGGTGATCGAGGTGGAGGTCGACACCTGGCTCGGCCATGTCCGCGTGCTCAACGTGCACACCGGCATCGCGGTCGGCAAGATCGCAGCGCCGGCGCTGGCGCGCAGCCAGGCCTGCGGCGCCGTGATTCAGGGCCTCGGCTACGCGCTCTACGAAGCGCGCGAGCTCGATCCGACGACCGGCGACGTCCTGACCGCCGGGATGGAGGATTATCGCATCCCTGGTATCGCCGACACGCCGGAGATCGATGTCCATTTCGACGAAGCCGGCTTCGACCATGTGCTCGGCAACAGCGTCGGTATCGGCGAGGCGTCGACGGTGCCGACCTCGGCCGCCGTCGCCAACGCGATCCACGACGCGATCGGCGTCCGCCTCACCGAGATTCCGATCCGGCCCGACCGCATCGTCGCCGCGCTGAAAGGGAGGGATGCCGCATGA
- a CDS encoding transglutaminase-like domain-containing protein, with translation MQIKVGFEITYTAPQPTPMVIMLSIHPSRYADIVGTESISAEPDVPIGLYRDGFGNVCGRLVAPGGGVTFRGSALVRDSGLPDVVNPAAQQVPIEQLPDDMLLYLMPSRYCETDKLTDVAWSLFGNTPQGWARVQAITDFVHHHVTFGYEHAHHMKSAHDVYEGRAGVCRDFAHLALTFCRCMGIPARYCTGYLGDIGVPPDPAPMDFSGWFEVYLSGQWYTFDARHNTPRIGRILMATGRDAADVALTTSFGRMTLTKFVVVTDEVVA, from the coding sequence ATGCAGATCAAGGTCGGCTTCGAGATCACCTACACAGCTCCGCAGCCGACCCCGATGGTGATCATGCTGTCGATCCATCCGTCACGCTACGCCGATATCGTCGGCACCGAGAGCATCTCGGCCGAGCCGGATGTCCCGATCGGACTCTATCGCGACGGCTTCGGCAATGTCTGCGGGCGTCTGGTCGCCCCCGGCGGTGGCGTCACTTTCCGCGGCAGCGCGCTGGTGCGGGATTCCGGGCTGCCCGATGTCGTCAATCCGGCGGCACAGCAGGTTCCGATCGAGCAGCTGCCTGATGACATGCTGCTCTATCTGATGCCGAGCCGCTATTGCGAGACCGACAAGCTGACCGATGTCGCCTGGTCGCTGTTCGGCAACACGCCGCAGGGGTGGGCGCGGGTGCAGGCGATCACCGATTTCGTGCACCACCATGTGACGTTCGGCTACGAGCACGCCCATCACATGAAGTCGGCGCACGATGTCTATGAAGGCCGCGCCGGCGTCTGCCGCGATTTCGCGCATCTGGCGCTCACCTTCTGCCGCTGCATGGGCATTCCGGCGCGCTACTGCACCGGATATCTCGGCGACATCGGTGTCCCGCCTGATCCCGCGCCGATGGATTTTTCCGGCTGGTTCGAGGTCTATCTGTCGGGCCAGTGGTACACCTTCGATGCCCGCCACAACACGCCGCGGATCGGCCGCATCCTGATGGCGACCGGCCGCGACGCTGCCGACGTCGCGCTCACCACGAGTTTCGGCCGTATGACGCTGACGAAGTTCGTCGTGGTGACCGATGAGGTGGTGGCGTGA
- a CDS encoding FAD binding domain-containing protein, whose product MSAATADVITAPEFRAAGTDLSERRRSGLSCGSIIDLTASPDTIGIAWGADGAARIGALTAIAAIASDARLAQAYPGIVAAAQGLATPQIRHMATLGGNLAQRSRCWYFRNPQIACLKKGGSDCPARAGNHLYHVAFDLGPCVAPHPSTMAMALLAYDAKIVTDRRSGLSITDLLGDGSNGTVDSLLAAGERIERIELPVPLAGERALYKRAISRSHAEWPLVEICVRAVLSGGTFQQIHITAGGIAPVPLRLVASAAALQGKPANASTIAQAAELATSGAKPLTMTGYKLDLLTGLVRDVVERIAV is encoded by the coding sequence ATGAGTGCCGCAACCGCAGACGTCATCACCGCACCCGAATTCCGCGCCGCCGGCACCGATCTGTCGGAGCGCCGCCGCAGCGGCCTGTCATGCGGATCGATCATCGATCTCACCGCCAGTCCCGATACGATCGGGATCGCGTGGGGTGCGGACGGCGCTGCGCGCATCGGCGCCCTCACCGCAATCGCTGCGATCGCATCCGACGCGCGGCTCGCGCAGGCCTATCCCGGCATCGTCGCGGCCGCGCAGGGCCTCGCCACGCCGCAGATCCGGCACATGGCGACGCTCGGCGGAAACCTCGCCCAGCGTTCGCGCTGCTGGTACTTCCGCAATCCGCAGATCGCCTGTCTCAAGAAGGGCGGCTCCGACTGTCCGGCGCGAGCAGGAAATCATCTCTATCACGTCGCGTTCGATCTCGGCCCCTGCGTGGCGCCGCATCCGTCGACCATGGCGATGGCGCTGCTGGCCTATGATGCAAAGATCGTCACTGACCGGCGCAGCGGATTATCGATCACCGACCTGCTCGGCGACGGCAGCAACGGCACGGTCGACAGTTTGCTTGCGGCAGGCGAACGGATCGAGCGCATCGAGCTCCCTGTCCCGCTGGCTGGCGAACGCGCGCTATACAAGCGCGCGATCAGCCGTTCGCATGCGGAATGGCCGCTGGTCGAGATCTGCGTGCGGGCCGTGTTATCCGGTGGCACGTTCCAGCAGATCCACATCACGGCCGGCGGCATCGCCCCGGTCCCGCTGCGTCTTGTGGCAAGCGCTGCGGCGCTGCAGGGGAAGCCGGCCAACGCGTCGACCATCGCACAGGCCGCCGAGCTGGCAACATCGGGGGCCAAGCCGCTGACGATGACCGGATACAAGCTCGACCTGCTGACGGGCCTCGTCCGCGACGTGGTCGAGCGGATCGCCGTGTAG
- a CDS encoding DUF6894 family protein, with translation MTQVYFHCSNTRGVLMDRRGASVTGLAEACEAATCMMRSLVATASLEDWRDWAVHVSDEAGEEIVILSFASVLGKPH, from the coding sequence ATGACGCAGGTCTATTTCCACTGCTCGAATACACGCGGCGTGTTGATGGATCGCCGCGGCGCCTCGGTGACGGGCCTCGCCGAGGCCTGCGAGGCGGCGACCTGCATGATGCGATCGCTGGTCGCAACCGCCAGCCTGGAAGATTGGCGTGACTGGGCGGTGCATGTCAGCGACGAGGCCGGCGAGGAGATCGTCATCCTGTCCTTCGCATCCGTTCTCGGCAAACCGCACTGA
- a CDS encoding molybdopterin-dependent oxidoreductase, which yields MNTTTINGRVESLPDDPDALLIDIVRDQLKLTGTKLVCGAGVCGACTVLVDGAPVASCLMPAHAAAGKAVTTVEAIGAAGLHPVQKAFMAHDALQCGFCTPGFIVEATAFCNRWRATRGTVVPSREEIGAALSGHLCRCGAYDGIFRAVADACAGRFDGDNVTAPRIEARDKVTGAAKYTVDIKHDGQLEGLILRSREAHARITALDLAPARALAGVAAVSLLGDDRIVRYVGEPIAAVAAKDRRTALAALAAIKLTSERLPAVVGLDAGRKDGAPVVFDKASRKRAGNVSEAAGGPAPWKQNIRGPTAVFSKRAKKARNWVDEARQANNRLLVEATFRTATQQHACLEPHAAVARFDGDRLTLHASTQQVFHLKEQIAKRYKLDHDKVRVIADHVGGGFGSKASLGIETIAAIELAREAKAPVRVAYDRQEELSVAGYRPAAELKVALLPSEQAA from the coding sequence ATGAACACGACGACCATCAATGGCCGCGTTGAATCGCTGCCTGATGATCCCGATGCGCTCTTGATCGACATCGTGCGCGACCAGCTCAAGCTCACTGGCACCAAGCTCGTGTGCGGTGCCGGCGTCTGCGGCGCCTGCACGGTGCTGGTCGACGGCGCGCCGGTCGCAAGCTGCCTGATGCCGGCGCACGCCGCGGCCGGCAAAGCGGTGACGACGGTGGAGGCCATCGGCGCCGCTGGGCTGCATCCGGTGCAGAAGGCGTTCATGGCGCATGACGCCCTGCAATGCGGCTTCTGCACGCCGGGCTTCATCGTGGAGGCGACCGCGTTCTGCAACCGCTGGCGCGCGACCAGGGGAACGGTCGTACCGTCACGCGAGGAGATCGGCGCGGCGCTGTCGGGCCATCTCTGCCGCTGCGGCGCCTATGACGGGATCTTCCGTGCGGTGGCGGATGCCTGCGCCGGCCGCTTCGACGGCGACAATGTCACAGCGCCCCGGATCGAGGCGCGCGACAAGGTGACGGGCGCGGCAAAGTACACCGTCGACATCAAGCATGACGGCCAGCTCGAAGGCCTGATCCTGCGCTCGCGCGAGGCGCATGCCCGCATCACCGCGCTCGATCTGGCACCGGCGCGTGCGCTCGCCGGTGTCGCCGCGGTGTCGCTGCTCGGCGACGATCGTATCGTGCGCTATGTCGGCGAGCCGATTGCGGCGGTCGCCGCAAAGGACCGCAGGACCGCGCTGGCCGCGCTGGCTGCGATCAAGCTGACCAGCGAACGGCTGCCCGCGGTGGTCGGGCTCGACGCCGGGCGCAAGGACGGCGCGCCTGTGGTGTTCGACAAAGCGAGCCGCAAGCGGGCAGGCAACGTTTCGGAGGCGGCCGGCGGGCCGGCGCCATGGAAGCAGAACATCCGCGGACCGACTGCGGTGTTCTCGAAGCGCGCCAAGAAGGCCCGCAACTGGGTCGACGAGGCGCGCCAGGCCAACAACCGTCTGCTCGTCGAGGCCACCTTCCGCACCGCCACGCAACAGCACGCGTGCCTCGAGCCGCATGCCGCGGTAGCGCGCTTCGACGGCGACCGGCTGACCTTGCACGCCTCGACCCAGCAGGTGTTTCACCTGAAGGAGCAGATCGCAAAGCGCTACAAGCTCGATCACGACAAGGTCCGCGTGATCGCCGATCACGTCGGCGGCGGCTTCGGATCGAAGGCGAGCCTGGGCATCGAGACCATCGCCGCGATCGAGCTCGCGCGGGAGGCGAAAGCGCCAGTGAGAGTCGCCTACGATCGGCAGGAGGAGCTGTCCGTCGCCGGCTATCGTCCGGCCGCGGAGCTGAAGGTCGCGCTGCTCCCGTCCGAGCAGGCGGCCTGA
- a CDS encoding transglutaminase family protein, protein MPLLTIHHKTVYRYARPVAFGEHRIMLRPRDGHDLRVLDSALVIDPPPMSLRWIHDVFGNSVAIATFDERADTLSFVSTATVDHNPADRFALTPDDAAYFYPFLYDDEEFPDLQQFITPQYGDPNGELSAWARRFLDVEAPTLTFKILSDMTHGIREAFSYRKRFEHGTQHPLDTLRTQSGTCRDYALFMIEALRRLGIAARFVSGYLAMPTDSAHGYVGGGSTHAWVQVYLPSAGWIEFDPTNGIVGTRDLIRVAVARDPRQAIPLHGVYLGPTDAFLDLDIDIKVVSVGENAAERETA, encoded by the coding sequence ATGCCGCTCCTGACTATCCATCACAAGACCGTTTATCGCTATGCGCGCCCGGTGGCGTTCGGCGAACACCGCATCATGCTGCGCCCCCGCGACGGCCATGATCTGCGTGTGCTCGACAGCGCACTTGTGATCGACCCGCCGCCGATGTCGCTGCGCTGGATCCACGACGTGTTCGGCAACAGCGTCGCGATCGCCACCTTCGACGAGCGCGCCGACACGCTGTCGTTTGTCTCGACCGCGACGGTGGATCACAATCCGGCCGACAGGTTCGCGCTGACGCCGGACGACGCCGCCTACTTCTATCCGTTCCTCTACGACGATGAGGAATTCCCCGACCTGCAGCAGTTCATCACGCCGCAATATGGCGACCCGAACGGCGAGCTGTCGGCCTGGGCGCGGCGCTTCCTCGATGTCGAGGCGCCGACCCTGACGTTCAAGATCCTGAGCGACATGACGCATGGCATCCGTGAGGCATTCAGCTATCGCAAGCGCTTTGAGCATGGCACCCAGCACCCGCTCGATACGCTGCGGACGCAGTCCGGGACCTGCCGCGACTATGCGCTGTTCATGATCGAGGCGCTGCGCCGGCTTGGCATCGCCGCGCGCTTCGTCTCCGGCTATCTCGCCATGCCCACCGACAGCGCGCATGGCTATGTCGGCGGTGGCTCGACCCATGCCTGGGTGCAGGTCTATCTGCCGAGCGCCGGCTGGATCGAGTTCGATCCGACCAACGGCATCGTCGGCACGCGCGATCTGATCCGCGTCGCTGTCGCGCGCGATCCCCGCCAGGCGATCCCGCTGCACGGCGTCTATCTCGGCCCGACCGATGCCTTTCTGGACCTGGATATCGACATCAAGGTCGTGTCGGTCGGCGAGAATGCGGCGGAGCGGGAGACGGCCTGA
- a CDS encoding N-formylglutamate amidohydrolase: MNHAGGPFFLLTNTDVSPVLEHNPGGRSPFLLTCDHYGRLIPSPLGDLGLPESELVRHIAWDIGIAGVATQLSDLLGAHLIAQRYSRLVIDCNRPPHVAGAVPLISEATTVPGNEGLSREAAEMRRAQIFDPYHQRIDEIIDRRARQGIATVLVSLHSFTPVYAGIARPWHIGTLYHRDTALPPLLLKHLRSEGDLVVGDNEPYAVSDETDYTIPVHGEKRGLMNSGIEIRQDLISDQAGETAWAERLARILGEIETTLRAEARV, translated from the coding sequence GTGAATCACGCCGGTGGCCCGTTCTTTCTGCTGACAAACACCGATGTTTCACCGGTTCTTGAACATAATCCTGGCGGCCGCTCGCCGTTCCTTCTGACTTGCGATCATTATGGCAGGCTGATTCCCTCCCCGCTCGGCGACCTCGGCCTGCCCGAAAGCGAGCTCGTCCGGCACATCGCCTGGGACATCGGCATCGCCGGCGTCGCAACCCAGCTCTCCGACCTGCTCGGCGCGCACCTGATCGCGCAGCGCTACTCGCGGCTCGTGATCGACTGCAATCGTCCGCCGCATGTCGCAGGCGCGGTACCGCTGATCAGCGAAGCCACCACCGTTCCCGGCAATGAGGGTCTGTCGCGCGAAGCCGCCGAGATGCGCCGCGCGCAGATCTTCGATCCCTATCACCAGCGCATCGACGAGATCATCGACAGACGTGCGCGTCAGGGCATTGCGACGGTGCTGGTGTCGCTGCACAGCTTCACGCCGGTCTATGCCGGTATCGCGCGTCCCTGGCACATCGGCACGCTCTATCACCGCGACACCGCGCTGCCGCCGCTGCTGCTGAAGCATCTGCGCAGCGAGGGCGATCTCGTGGTCGGCGACAACGAGCCCTATGCGGTCAGCGACGAGACCGACTACACGATCCCCGTGCATGGCGAAAAGCGCGGCCTGATGAATTCCGGCATCGAGATCCGCCAGGACCTGATCTCCGACCAAGCCGGCGAGACGGCATGGGCCGAGCGTCTGGCGCGCATCCTCGGCGAGATCGAGACGACACTGCGTGCGGAAGCGCGGGTCTAG
- a CDS encoding chlorite dismutase family protein yields the protein MFTTFRGGQSGGWQVTSITRVKGETLPKVAALSIVASDSIALPLLPAQTSWRLAGVASYLRYTEKEEREKLAAVQAGLGRSEATHAALIPIRKSAAWWELTQQERREIFEDKSHHIAGTLKFLPAIARQLFHARDLGMPFDFLTWFEFAPEHVALFDELVGMLRATEEWSYVEREVDIRVEREV from the coding sequence ATGTTCACGACATTCAGGGGCGGACAGAGCGGCGGCTGGCAGGTCACGTCCATCACGCGGGTGAAGGGCGAGACGCTGCCGAAGGTCGCGGCGCTGTCGATCGTTGCGAGCGACTCGATCGCGCTGCCGCTGTTGCCGGCGCAGACCTCCTGGCGGCTCGCCGGCGTTGCCAGCTATCTGCGCTACACCGAGAAGGAAGAGCGCGAGAAACTTGCGGCCGTGCAGGCCGGGCTTGGCCGAAGCGAGGCAACGCACGCGGCGCTGATCCCGATCAGGAAATCTGCGGCGTGGTGGGAGCTGACGCAGCAGGAGCGCCGCGAGATCTTCGAGGACAAGTCGCACCATATCGCCGGCACCTTGAAATTCCTCCCCGCCATCGCCCGCCAGCTGTTTCACGCCCGCGACCTTGGCATGCCCTTCGACTTCCTGACCTGGTTCGAATTCGCCCCCGAGCATGTCGCCCTGTTCGACGAGCTGGTCGGCATGCTGCGCGCGACCGAGGAATGGAGCTATGTCGAGCGCGAGGTCGACATCCGGGTCGAGCGGGAAGTGTGA
- a CDS encoding TetR/AcrR family transcriptional regulator: MGPKTRILDATMLVFRRHGFRRSSIEQVAEAAGLTRQALYHHFESKEALFRAVIERVHESAIAAEETAVAEAEAADGNLGDILAAGMTARMSTMIASLDGSPHLEELYSEHLVHARDLYQTYAARYAERMVATISKIVRKQQLALPQELSPAEFARLVEMSVYASKSQYPAMHPADAFLKDMAMMVRTLCAGALPKSSPKSGKLPVKKAAIKDKPARRKTGGRP; encoded by the coding sequence ATGGGACCGAAAACCCGCATCCTCGATGCCACCATGCTGGTATTCCGCCGGCACGGCTTTCGCCGCTCCTCGATCGAGCAGGTCGCCGAGGCGGCCGGGCTGACGCGGCAGGCGCTCTATCATCATTTCGAATCCAAAGAAGCGCTGTTCCGCGCCGTGATCGAACGCGTGCATGAGTCCGCGATCGCGGCCGAGGAGACTGCGGTTGCCGAGGCAGAGGCGGCGGACGGCAATCTCGGCGACATCCTTGCCGCGGGCATGACCGCGCGGATGTCGACCATGATCGCATCGCTGGACGGCTCGCCGCATCTCGAGGAATTGTATTCCGAACACCTCGTGCACGCGCGCGACCTCTACCAGACCTATGCCGCACGCTACGCGGAGCGAATGGTCGCGACGATTTCGAAGATCGTTCGGAAGCAGCAGCTTGCGCTGCCGCAGGAGCTCTCGCCGGCCGAATTCGCGCGGCTGGTCGAAATGTCAGTGTACGCATCGAAGTCGCAGTATCCGGCGATGCACCCGGCGGATGCGTTCCTGAAGGACATGGCCATGATGGTACGAACGCTCTGCGCGGGCGCCTTGCCAAAATCCTCGCCGAAATCCGGGAAGCTGCCCGTCAAGAAGGCGGCAATCAAGGACAAGCCGGCACGCCGCAAGACAGGAGGACGTCCATGA
- a CDS encoding LysE family translocator produces MSLQAYFAFVAACIALALLPGPIVTMVIANGLRYGTRAALTNVLGAQVGLAIVIGIVAVGLTSLMATMGYWFDWVRFAGAAYLVWLGIKLIRSPVEGVGTDDRPPPPRGGFFLQGFLVLLSNPKVLVFFGAFIPQFMDMDKPHIPQVALLGITFMATAVLTDAAYALAAGRARKFFSKERTRLMSRISGGFMIGGGIWLALTRAR; encoded by the coding sequence ATGTCCCTGCAAGCCTATTTCGCCTTCGTCGCCGCCTGCATTGCGCTGGCGCTGTTGCCCGGTCCGATCGTCACGATGGTGATCGCCAACGGGTTGCGCTACGGCACGCGCGCCGCGCTCACCAATGTGCTGGGTGCGCAGGTCGGGCTCGCGATCGTGATCGGCATCGTCGCGGTCGGGCTGACCTCGCTGATGGCGACGATGGGCTACTGGTTCGACTGGGTGCGCTTCGCCGGCGCCGCCTATCTGGTCTGGCTCGGCATCAAGCTGATCCGCTCGCCGGTCGAGGGCGTCGGCACCGACGACCGGCCACCGCCGCCGCGCGGCGGCTTCTTCCTGCAAGGCTTTCTGGTGCTGCTCTCGAACCCGAAGGTCTTGGTGTTCTTCGGCGCCTTCATTCCGCAGTTCATGGACATGGACAAGCCGCACATTCCGCAGGTGGCGCTGCTCGGCATCACCTTCATGGCGACCGCCGTGCTGACCGACGCCGCCTACGCGCTGGCGGCTGGCCGCGCCCGCAAATTCTTCTCCAAGGAGCGGACGCGGCTGATGTCGCGCATCTCCGGCGGCTTCATGATCGGCGGCGGCATCTGGCTGGCGCTGACCCGGGCGCGGTAA